Part of the Tamandua tetradactyla isolate mTamTet1 chromosome X, mTamTet1.pri, whole genome shotgun sequence genome, ttttttttctgtatagtaAAGCTAATATTCTCAAGACAAACTTAGGTGTATGCAGGCTAAAATTCCTTCGGAGTATATTCTAATTTTCCTAAAGGTGACCTTCAGGAAGATGAAGGAATACATGGTTAAACTTAGTCTGGTCAAAATGTACGTGGAGTAGGAGAAAATTCTAATGTGGAGCTCTACCACCCACCCACTCCTCCCCTACAAAGAATCCCCAGGAGGTAGTATGCTATAGGAGCATGAGTTTTGACCTTAGTTGGGTTATCCTGGTTAAGTCACTTCCCCCTCAGGGCCTACGGGTTCTCCAATAGTATCAAACAAAATGGATTCATATGGGCCCTCGCAACTCTAAAAAACTTGACTCCAATTGATTTCAACAAATGTAAAGTACCACTATGCTTGCTTCTATTGCTCAAAAACATtacaacagaaagaataaaggacaaaaaataggAAGTTGTGTTTAAACCTAGACAGAAAAATTTGAAGTGTCATACCAAGGGCAGGCAACAACCAAACTCAATTATTGGCCTGTGATGGTCCCAGGCCATCATAGAAGCCCTCGAGTATGGCTATTGTGTCAACCATCAGTCTATAGGCATTGATCTGTccattctgactgctaaaaaggCTTGGCCACTATTAGACTAAAGAAGTTGACTGCCTTCATCTTTCCACAGAAAGATGTTCAGCTGCTAAGTATTTAACTGGGCATtggagggtgggagtggggtagATAGATAAACGAGCCAGAATCCTAATTAATTATCATTTAGCTGCAGTGTTTAAAGTTTCAAGTATGAGAAGCATGTCTACTGATTCTCTTTTTTGATAAGCTGTTATATAAATTGGAGTATGCTAGCAAGACATTTTAAGACTCAGGGCAACTTTATAAGGCATaatgtaaaaacaataaaaaagttttatcgTGAATGTGATGCTTTCATCAAGTGTACAATTTTGGATGGGTGGTCAAATTAacacaaaaaaatgtttacagaGATTTGACAATGCCTATGGATGTGGTAGTAAATATGGAAGGCCTGGGTCCCTCACCTCAAGGAACTTCATCTACATAACTTGCTCTCTTATTCCTTAATCATCTCAAAGTTATCTTTAGATGCTTCCCCTAAGTTttatacataaaacaaaacaaaacatggaaaaGACAATACTCCAATTGCGCTAAATTTGCTGGaataaaaagctagaaaaagtagaaaacaaacaCCAATGCTAATGGTTtgcggaaagaaaaaaaaaaccctgctctTGGGAGATTACTCCTGAGTAATTATTCCATCAGTAGATTCCTGTTCTCAAGCTAGCAGTACTGATGACGCTCCGCGCTCaccctccctaccccaccccccaaaggAGTCAGACCGGCACGCAAAGGGTGAGTTTtatttccatagttttttttttttaattgctgttcAGAAGTAGTCTAGCAAGACGGCATATTTCTACCAGAATTCCTCAGGGGCGCTGATCCTCACTACCGAGGACAATCAGTCTCAAATTGCAGGTAAATGTGACCAAGCCCACGTTCTGGTCAGCGCACAACGACCCCGCGCTGAAAACACAGTTGAAAGTTATATCAACGGGCGTGGGGCGTTTATTACAGCTGTTTACAGCTCCGACTCCAAAGGAGAGCCTGCTAGTGCTGGCATCAGCCCTGGACACGAAAAACAAGCACTGCGGGCAGAGAATCTTACCAGGACCAGAGAGGCCAAGCTGCCTGCCGTTAGTCCGCCAGAGCGGCAGCGCGGGCACCTCCTAGCCGCGGCCCGGGCGGGAGCTTTGCCAACTTTTCCCAAGGCAGCCCGTAGCCCGGGGTGGCCGGGACAGGCCAGAACTCCCAAGTCGAGGAGTCCTGAGAGATCAGAGTGAGCTGGCCCAGGGAACAAGGACAACCTGCCCTGGGGCAACCCCTCCCCTGGTCGGCCTGCCTCCCTCTTTGGTCCTGCCCTCTAACTTGGCTCGAGGTGGCAGAGTCCTCCCGGGGCCCGGTGGTGGAGGGTCCCCGCCCTACCCACAAGGGGAGGGGGCCTCATCCGACGCCGCTCCTACAAGGTGACTCACCTGGTGCCGGTCCTGGGAGTTGGGGGGGAGTGTGGTTTCCCCCGGTTCCAGCGGCTGCTGGTGAGGTGACGGCGGTCCGAGGTGGCGGGTAATGGGACCATCAGGGTCGAGGCCACCGGGGCTGCTTAGGGTGCCAGACATGCCGGGAGTGCCGGGGCCGCCCAGGCGGGACTCGGCTCCCCGTTCCCGCCGCAACTCGGAGCGCAGCTCTAGGTAGCAGCACAACGTCAGCAGGTGGAGGGCCAGCGAGAGGCCAAAGAAACCCAGGAAGAGCCGGCAGCTGTTCCCTTCGCCTGCCCGGGCAGGGGCCCCGCGACAGCCGCAGTCCCGGCTCCCCCGCTCCCGCGGCGCTGCGGCGGGCAGGAGTTCCCTACGCTCTACCTCTGGGTAGCCCATGGCCTCCGGAGACACACACTCTCTGAGGCCCGGGAGCCGCCGCGTCCACCTCAGCTGTTCACAACCCCTGACAGGCGGCTAATGTCCTGCCATCGGCTGGGGGCTGCAGGGACCCGTTTCAGCGCGACGGTGGCTGGGCGGGACAGAGCAGAGAGCAGCCGCATGTGCAGCTCCACTCCGAGGGGTGggaaagggaggaggaggggcgGGAGTCAGGGGCGGCTCAGCCCGCGAAGCAGTGAGGGAGGAGGCCCCGGCCGACCCCGCCCCATCCTTCAAGCGGCTGCCGGGACGCCCAACCACCGGGCCCGCCAAACCTCGGCGCTCCGCCCCCAGCCCTTCCACCCGGGCCCCAAGCCGCGGGGCGGGGCCTGAGGGCGGGAGAGTTAGTCTCTGTCTGGCGGCCCCACCCAGCTCTTCCCGCTCTCCCCATTCCAGTTGGTGACTGCCGCTGTCATTCATCCCTGGACTCCACCTCAATTTAACCCTAAAGCGCCAATactggagagagggaaggagggggcgGCTGAGAACTGGGGGACCTTGGTAAGAAAGTACggcaaaggaaaacagaaactagGATTAATAGAAATGTTTGCAATTGACTTCAGTTGTTAATAACATCATTCAGCGCTTGTCTGTTACTTTCAGTCTTCAAAGCGTTTAGCAGACGTTAAACTAATTAAAACAGTTCGGGTTTGGAATGAAATCTTGCCTGCTATGTTTGCAATCAAATGGCGCGCCGGAAGAAAAGGAGACCCAAGAGACTGGGAGCCAAAGGGAATGGGAATGGGGTGGGACTCAGGCAGCCTAACCTCATACAGTGAGTCTGGGGGCGCAATCTATGCGACTAGGAAGCTGTTGTGTGCCAGGCAGAACTGAAGTGATGTTGCCCCATGAAGGGTAAAACAGCCCTCTAGGATTTATTGatatattaattaattcaacaaacattgattCTTTTCCTGTGTAGAAAGCACAGTATGAGAGAATACAGCCAGAACAGTTTCTCTTATGCTGCTGCAGCAGGAGTTTTGATTGGAGAACGTGTGTTTCCCTTgagcaaatggggaaactgagggccaGAATGAGGTGGATTTTTGCAAGAGTGGTCCACAGAATGGCCAGACGCTATTGGCATCTTTATTTACAGGCAACTGTTCTggcctctccaccccacccctccctcccctaGAGTAGTCCCTCGGGGAAGTTCAACAAGTCAGCCAAATGTTCCAGATGTACACTGCTGCAACTGCAGCATCTTTAACAGCTGCACCAATCAAAAAAAGTGttcagagggagaaaaaaagtggCAAATGTCGGAACAATAGACCCTGAAGTGAAGGTTGGAAAGGATTATTTAAATCAAGAGTCACAATTGACAAGTGTATTGTTTGAGATTATAGAGCTAAATGACCACAGCAAGGGAAACATACGTGCTTCTTGGTCACCATGCACTCCCATTCCTATGTTattaattcagaaatgaataattAGCAGTCTTCTTAACCTGATGCAGGCATCCTGAGACCTACCAAGGAGGCTCAGCAATGCCCAGGAGTGCTTATCGGCAAGCCTGAGACCTAGGCTGgtgggagagaagaaaaagaatagggGGGAAATCGAAAAGAAAATAGcattaaaaccaaaaaagaagaaagacaacaaaacacaaacaaaagcaCATGGTGGGGAGGCCAgttcagagagaacagaggtCATAGGCTTTAAATATATTAACCACAACCAACTTTTCTTCCAGATATTTTATGAATGGTCTCAGTGCTTTAAACACATCTTTGTGTCCTTACCCATAAAATGTAAAGTTTGCAAAGAATATCAGCATTGTATAGACTTTTTAAAGGCATTTAACAGCTGCTCTCAAGTCTGACTTATCCAGGCCTGGAATTCCAGCTGCTAGgagaaactgccagactgatTTCCCTTATTTATCACAGCCCAGGATTATTGGAAAGAATGCTAGTCAAGGAATCAGGAGACCTGGCTCTGCCGCTAATTTGCTGTGTCACACTGAGTAAACCACTGTACATTGGGGGACTTTAGTTACCCCAActgtaaaatgaggaatttaaattttaacagCTATGACGTTGTGTTTTATTGGTGTTATCAATGGCTATACTGACTTTACTGCATATACAGTTTATAGAGACTGCCCTTACTCCCCCTAATAAAAAGGAAACGAGTAAATGCTAtctctggtggtggtggtggtggtggtggtagtggtggtggtggtggttgcagTGCTATGGGGCCATACTGGTCACAGCTTATCATGTTCTACCAGACTTTTAACAGCTGACTGAGACCTTGGATTACACCATAGGCTTCAAAAACCTTGTGAATTGGAATTGGCCTGGAGTCCTCATTTTAGTCAACTCAGCAGTTCGCAGACAAAGAACATATGGCTCCATATGTAGCAGAATTGTTGGAATGGGGCAATGCAGTGAGAAATATACATGATCATTTTAAGGATTTCTTCAGTTAGCTTCTATACTTCAAGAGATACCCCATCCCCAAAGCACAGATCCCAAGATGGCAACCTGAAGgccacaaccagcaacaagatgTGTTGGGTTTGGTGAAATGTTGGTTAACAatttttgagtaaaaaaaaaatccagttgcCAACAATGAGAAATCAGgagatttcaca contains:
- the LOC143671513 gene encoding ectodysplasin-A-like yields the protein MGYPEVERRELLPAAAPRERGSRDCGCRGAPARAGEGNSCRLFLGFFGLSLALHLLTLCCYLELRSELRRERGAESRLGGPGTPGMSGTLSSPGGLDPDGPITRHLGPPSPHQQPLEPGETTLPPNSQDRHQMAVLNFFFPEEKPYSEEESRHVRRNKRSKSGEGADGESIQMILPLLLLAYLLLRVHS